In the Methanothermobacter marburgensis str. Marburg genome, GTGATACCCGAGGGGTATGGAGAAGTGTTCCATCTCATAGGATTCACCCCTGTGTGTGAATTTTCTCCTTGGCTGGCGTGCACCTGCTGTGTACCTGAGGATCTCCGCCCTCACCTCTGATCCAAGTTCCATGACACCAGGGTCAAGGACCCTTATATGGTATCCCCTCCCCGAGTATACCACGTGCACGTCCCCCAGTCCAAGGTCACCCCTCAGGGTGTCAACCATCATGAGGACCAGTTCTTTTGCCTCATCAAGGCACCTCTCACATACACCCTCACAGTCACATGACCTCACAGGAAGGTCCTTGGCGTCCACGTCAAAGATGAGTTCAGATCGCTGCCAGCCCCTCCTCTTACCCGGCTCCCTGTAGAATGCAACGGAGGAGTAGGCTGCAAATGGAAACCTTGCCCTCATGAACCTTGAAAGGCGTTTCTCATCATCGAATACCCTGTACCTGTCGCTGGGGCCCCTGCCTGTATGGTCAAATCCAAACTCCCTCATATGGATGTTCCTGGCTATGAAGTCCGGGAGTTTCCTTACATCCCACTCTTCACGGTAGTATCTCTTCCTCTCAAGGGGTGTTGCAGCCTCAAAGATCCTATCAATCCTCCCCTTCCTGTTCTGACTTCCCCCTGTGGAGCTCCCACCTTTTCCTGTTGTAGTAGGTGAGGGGGTTGGTGATCCTCCTGCAGAGGTCATCGGGTCTGCAGAGGTCAGGTAGGTGTATTTTGATCTTCTCGCAGCTCATGGGGGTGTACCATTTACTCTCACCCTCATGTTCGGGTTCAGGTTCATCATGGACACCGAAACCAAGCTTCGCGGTTATGTTCAGCTTCTCCTGGGGGTCATCCTCAAATAGGGGTGGTTCACACCTCTCTGCTGCCTCATATATTATGGGGAGTATCTCCTCCCGGATCACCCTGAGGTCGGGGTCAAGGTCTGAAACCTTGAGGGGTGTCCGGTCCCTGAAGACCGATGGGTATAGCCTTGCATAGGATATGAATGAGGTGAGGAGGAGGACTATGGCATCGTTTCTGTTACCTGACTTCACACCATCCAGGGTTCCCCTTATGCATGGGGGGAATGCATCCGGGACGAGTTTACCTGGACCTGCAGATTTAACCGGCCCGCCCCTGAATGATGTGACCTCATTAACAGTCTCCCTTATCCTTTCTGCTGTTTCAAGGATGATGGGGTGGGGTTCCACTGTGGAGCTCATCTCAGAGACCCTGGCAATGTAGTCCTCTGTCCTCTGCATTATTATGCGGGATATCATTGTCTCCTTGAGTTCCAGACCCACAAGTGCGGCGTAGAGACTCCTGGGGTCCCTGTCGGTTATCAGATCCTGGAATGTCATCAGGAATTCGTCCTCATCAATCACCACCCTCCCCCTGTGGAGTATGAGGTCTGTGAGCCTCAGCTTACCTGATCCGATGAGTTCTGAAAGTTCCATCCAGCTGGTTCCTTCGGATCCAAGTTCAATGAGGACTTCCTCGATTATCTCATCCCTTTCACTTCCAAGGACCCTGAAGCGGTCCTCCACAAGGGCCCCTGTAGATTCAACGACCAGTCTTACCTCCCGTGACCCCCTTCTGAAACCCGCCCCTGCCGCCTGTGCAAGGACATAGAATGCAATTACATCGTACTCCTTTATCCCTGGGTTCATGAGGTATGCATAGTCCCCATGATCAAAACCCCTCCTCTGCCTCTGAAGGTACCATTCCACTCTCTTGATGGCAAGGTCACCTATGCTCCCGGGGAGGAGTGAATTGTCATCAAGGTTCTGGCCCCTTGTACGTTTAACCGTATCCAGGAGTACGCTGCTGGCCTCGAATATAGTGTCAGGGGATCCATAGTTTCTTACAATTTCCCTGGCATCCTCTGAGAATGGGTTTATGAAAAGTGAAGACACCATGTTTAAACTGTTTACCGATGTGACCCATAAAGATATGGGTCCATGCTTCACAGTTACCCATGATATATCAGTTCAGCAAGGATTCAGCCCAGAAGCCATGAAAGGGCCCATATAAACCTTGATGTTCTGAAGGGGCCCCTGAACTGGTTCCATGAAAATGGAGATGGTTTTAAATTCCCTCACATAAATTTATATAGAGGTAAACCGTAAATCTAAACTGTATCTTAATGATATTACTCATCTTATTCTAATCCGTTTCATGATTCAAGGAGGAGTTGAGTTGAGCAAAGTATTTATCACCTGCGCACTTCCCTATGCCAATGGGCCAACGCATCTCGGTCATCTGAGGTCAACCTACATACCCGCGGATATATATGCAAGGTACAGGAGGCTGAGGGGTGACGATGTCCTGTTTGTGTGTGCCACAGATGAACACGGGACACCCATAGCCGTCAAGGCAGAGAGTGAGGGTCTGAAACCCATTGAAGTTGCCACGCGGTACAATGAGATGATAAAACGTGACCTTGAGGAGTGCGACATATCCTTTGACAGTTTCACAAGGACCACCGATGATCTGCACTACGAGATAGCCCAGAACTTCTTCCTGAAACTCTATGAGAAGGGTTACATATACGAGAAGGACATAAAACAGCTCTACTGCAACAGCTGTCAGCGCTTCCTCCCGGATAGATATGTTGAGGGGATCTGTCCCCACTGCGGAGGTGAGGGTGCCCGTGGAGACCACTGCGAGAGCTGTGGAAGGCACCTTGAACCCCTCCAGCTTGAGGATCCCGTGTGCATGGTGTGCGGCTCAGAGCCCGTGGTTAGGGATTCAAGGCACTACTTCTTCCGCCTCAGCCAGTTCCAGGATAAACTCATGGAATGGATTGGGGAATCAGATATGCCCTCAAATGTTAAGAACTACGCCCTCCAGTGGCTCAGGGAGGGGCTCAGGGACTGGATACTCACAAGGGACATGGACTGGGGGGTCCCCGTACCCCTTGAGGGAAATGATGGTAAGATAATCTATGTCTGGGGTGAGGCCTTCCTTGGATACATATCATCAGCTGCAGCCTGGAGCAGAAAAACCGGAAAGCCCTGGAGGGAATACTGGGATGCAGGGGCGGTTCACTTCATAGGAAAGGACATAATATACCACCACGCCATATTCTGGCCAGCCCTCCTCATGGCCTACGGGTGCAGAATCCCTGAGAACATAATAGCCGGGGAGTACCTCTCACTTGAGGGGAGGAAGATGTCCACCAGTAAGAACTGGGTTGTCTGGACATCAGATTTCCTTGAAAGATTCCATAAGGACCTTCTGCGGTACTACCTCACAGTCAACGCCCCCCTGACCAGGGACACCGATTTCTCATGGGACGACTTCCAGAGGAGGGTCAACGATGAACTGGCAGATGTCCTTGGAAACTTCCTCCACCGGACATTCTCATTCACAGGAAGGTTCTTTGATGGCAGGGTGCCTGAACCATCAGAACTCACAGCAGAGGACGAGGAGTTCCTCAACTCCATAAGAAGAGCCCCAGATACTGTGGGTGAGCTCCTGGAGAATTTCCAGTTCAGGGACGCCATGATGTCAGTGATTAAACTTGCAAAGAAGGGTAACAAGTACTTCAACGATCAGGAACCATGGAGGGCCATTAAGGAGTCACCTGAGAGGGCCTCAACATGCCTCCATCTATGCAACCTCCTTGCGGCCAACCTCGGAAAACTCTTAATGCCCTTCATGCCGTCCTCAGCAGGGAGAGTGCTCTCCATCATGAACATGGAGGATGAACCGTGGGGCTTCCATGAACTTGAAGCGGGAAGGGTCATAGAGAGGGCCAGGCCCCTCTTCTCAAAGATACCCGATGAGGTAATTGAGAAGGAGAAATCAAAACTCATCAAGGAGGAGGATAGTGTGTCTGAAACCGTGACAATCGATGACTTTGCAGCCCTGGACATCAGGGTGGGTGTTATAAGATCAGCTGAGAGAATAGAGGGGTCAGATAAACTCCTCAAACTCATGATAGACGTGGGTGAAAGGGAAATGCAGGTGGTTGCAGGCCTTGCAGAGAAGTACAGCCCCGAGGATCTCCTTGAAAGGAAGGTTACGGTCCTTGCCAACCTCAAACCCGCCAAACTCTTTGGTGTTAAATCCGAGGGTATGGTCCTTGCAACCGGGGAATCACTGAACATACTGGACCCCGGTGATGCAGGTATCGGTGAACGGATAATGTAGACGTGTATACACTTCTGATAATTCGGTATGCTGTGCCTGGCTGGAGAATAGTATGAACGAATCAGGTCTAATTGCAAGGTCAGAAAGGTTTCTGGAGAGCATAAGGGATAGGAGGATCTCTGAGGATGATCTCAGATCACCGGAGGCACTCCTTAACCTTTACATATACCTCCGGGGAAACCTTGAGGAGCTTCAGGATCTGAAGGAGGCCATGGAGCTGAGGGGCTTCAAGTACCCTTTCAGGTCAATATCCGGGTACAGCACCCACCAGTCCCCTGAAATCGCTGAGGACATTCATGACATAAAGAGGCACGCCCAGTACTTCCGCATGAAGGCATCTGTAAAGAAGAACCTCCTTGACAGGGTTAACTCTGCAATCTCATCCCACAGGATAGCCCTTGGTAACATTGAGGAGCACGTTTTCCTCAAATGCCAGGAATGTTCAAGGACCCTGCGGCTGGGAGAGGTTGAGCTCCATGACCCATCAGGAGATGTTGAATGCCCCTGTGGATCAGATAACCTCAAGGTCAGGTTCAATGACCGGGCACTATGCAGGCCAGAGATAATACCGCACCTCCCCCTCTCAGGGGATTACATGGTGAAGATGTCCGAACTGAGCCTCTGGGCCAGGAAGGCCCTCAAGAAGATAATGAGGCTCCTTAAAAATGAAAAGAAGGGGGCTGTAAGATCGGCCACCCTGGTTATAAGGGTCCTTGAGGATGGTAGGTGGATCAGAAGGCGCATAACCCTTGACAGTGAGGATAATGACTACGAGAGGATGCTGAGGCAGAGGTATGGCCCAAATGTGAGGGTGGAGCTGATACAGTTCCACAGGAAAAAATCCAGCATAGTGAATGACAGGTACACCAGGACCGCCCTTGCACTTGCATATGCCGGCCTATCCCAGAAGATAATAGATGAGATACGGGATGCGGTCTACAGGGAGAACCTCAGGGATTACGATGCCGTGGAGAGGTACCGGGAGATAGTCTTTGATGCCAGAACATATTCACCGGATCTCAGGATTTCCGAGGATGAACTCAGTGAGGTACGATTGCAGAGGATGCACAGGCTAATCCATGAAGCAGGTCTTGGTGATGAGAACGGTAACCTGAACCCCCTGCTAAAGGAGGACCTTGAGACAATGGAGGAACTCAAGAGGGAGATCTTCAGGGATGTTCCCGTGAACCTCATTCTCTGGGACGTTGCCTTCTACTACCTTGGAACATCCCTGGACCGTCGCTCCAAGTACTCGGGTCCATTTCCCAACCTCAGACCCGTACTTGACAGGACACAGGTGAGGACCTTCGATGAGTTCAGCGAGGACGCCCTGGAACTCCTCAGAGGGTACTGGAACTGTGGAATGGTCTACATTGAGAACCTGGGGGATGTTCTCATGAGAAAATTTGAAATTGAGGAGAAAATGAAGGGCCTGCACATGAAACCTGACCCCCTTGCATTTGGTGCCGCTGTGCTGCACATGGAGGCAGGTATTGATGCTGAAACATGTGCTGAACTCTTCCATGTAAATGTGGAGGACGTGGTCGAGGAGGAGAGGAGCATTGAAAACCTGGGTAAGCCATCTACTGACAGGGCTAAAATGTTTCTCAACCTTATAAAAGGTGATTGAGTGGTTTTATGGCAGAGAAAGTCCATTTAAATCAGCCTCTTACTTCAAGGAGGATAATTGAGATCCTTGAGAAGAACCCTGACCTCAAGAAGATCACATGCCCCATAAGCCTCTATCACCGTACATCAAAGAGGTATCTAGAGGCCCTTGAGGAACTTGGAGTGGAGGTTGAACCCGTTAAGAGAATCGGGAGACCCCGGAAGTACACAGAAAAGGACGTTAAGATGGTGCAGAACCTTTTAAGGGAGGGTAAAACCCCAAAACAGATTTCGGGTATCACAGACATACCCCTGAAGACTGTCTACTACCTCAAGGGCGATATGAAACTGAAGAGGGGTAAGAAAAGGAAGTATGACAAGAACACGCGCCTCAGGGTTCGTGAAATGGCCAGAAAAGGCGTTCCAGCCAGAAAGATTTCTGAAGAGCTTGGGATACCCCTCAGAACAGTATACTATATACTCAAGAATGGCTGATTATCTGAAAATTTATAAACGAATTTATGCAGTTAAGTAGTATAAGATAAATCCGGTGATTTTATGGTTCTGAATTTTACACCTGAATATTCATCTGTACTTATCGTATCAATAATCTGCTGTATCATCTCATTTACATCAACATATACCGTTATGCCAAGGCTCATAAGTAAGCTCAAGGATGCCAACGTCGTTGGAAACGACATACATAAAATCTCAAAGCCCATCGTGGCAGAGATGGGTGGTATCGGGATACTCTTTGGGTTCACGATTGGAATGTTTCTGGGGATGTACTTCTTTCCGCGCCTCCACTACGAACTCATGGTGACGCTCCTTGTGATACTACTTGTGGGTATAGTGGGGATGGTTGATGACCTTGTGAGGCTCTCCTCACGTGAAAAACTCTTCCTTCTATTCCTTGCAGGTCTCCCCATAATATGGGTGGCCCCCCCCAACGTCGGAATACTCTACATGATCATGATGCCAGTTGCAGTTTCAATAGCATCAAACCTCACAAACATGCTTGCTGGCCTGAATGGTATCGAATCTGGCCTTGGATCAATTGCAATGACGGCCCTTACCGCCTCATGTATCATAATGGGCAAATACAATGTCTCCATAATAACCATGGCAATGCTGGGGGCACTCCTGGCGTTCCTCATCTACAACAGGTACCCATCAAGGGTATTCCCTGGGGATGTGGGAACCCTAATAATAGGGGCCTGCATAGCCTCTGTTGCATTCATAGGTAGGATCAAGATAATAGCACTCATCGTCCTCCTCCCCAACATCATAGATGGCCTCCTGAAGTTCTACAGTGCAGGTGTCGTTGAGAGGCACAGGCACAGGCCCACAGAAATCTCAGAGGACGGTAAACTCATAGCTCCACCTGAAGGATTCAACTCCCTCATAAGGTGGATACTTAGAAGACCAATGACCGAGAAGAGGGTTGTGATGATAGTGTGGTCGATTGGGGTATTCTTCGGGGCCCTTGGGGTTCTGCTTGCATTCATACTCCCTCTGGACCCCTTCTAAGAATTATAATGAGAAACTTTAGAAACCCAAGTGTTCAGGTACAAAGTTATCCTTCAGGGGCTTTAGGGCCTAGCACCTCAGAGAAGATTATCTGCTTTTCTGGCCTCAGAAACTGTAGAGTTTGTTGAGGAGCTCAAGGGTCACGGACTCCATCTCCCTCTCATCCAGTTTCTGGAAGATTTCAACAGCCCCCCTGAAAGCTGATGCAACACCCTCAGGGTTGTTTTCTATGAATTCGAGGACCCCCATGAGGACCATTGCAACGGCAAGTCCCATGTCATTGTTTGTCTTTTTGAAAAGATCCTCGGCCTTCTTAAGGTACTTCCTTGACTCGCTGAAGTCCTCATTTTTAAGTGAATAAGCCCCCAGAAGCAGAAGCAATGACGCCTCTGTGGCTGTATCGCCAATATCCCTTGCAATCTGGTAGGCCTCCCTTATCTGGGATATGGAGTCCTCATAGGACTGTGACTGGTACATTGTAAGTGATTCAACCCTTTCGACGAGTCTGTCCAGGAATGGCTCAATGGCACCGAGATCCACCTCTGCCATCTCAGCTTCAGCCTCCTCCTGGAGGCGGTTGAGGCTTGCTATATCTATGGCCTCCCTGATCTTTTCGACTTCCTTGATCTTTTCCCTCAGATCCTTTCTGAGTGGTGAATTAACAGAGTTATAAATCCGGAGCGCCTCCTTAAAGTACTCCATTGCAGTTTTGATTTTTCTATCACTGAGGTAGACGTCACCCATGGAGTCAAGGGCAAAAGCCATGAGCTCCTCGTCATTCATGTCAGAGGCCACCTTGTAGGCCCTTTCAAGGTAATCAAGTGCCTCACGGGTATCGCCCTCATCAGCATAAAAGGTGGCTATCCTTATGAGGGTGTCAAATTCCTCCTCAAGAAGTTCCTCAAGTTTGCGCAGGTACTTCTCCAGTGATTCACCGCCCTCATCCCCCTTGAGAAAATCAAATATGCTCAGAATAATTAATATCATCTTCACAGCCCCGGATGTTCTAATATAATACTATGTGGATATTAATTTAAATAGATATCCGCTAAAGGGAATCTGACAGTTAAGCATCAGCCCATTGGAAATCTACAGCCAGAATCATCCCACAAATAAAAAGATATTAAGGAGTACCATCAGCCCACCAGAAGGCCCTGTTCACCTATCCTGTAGGGCGCCTCCCTGGTCCCTGAGGGGGTGCTGGAAGATATCATTGAGCCATCCATGCGGATATGCACATCGAAAAGTTCAGGGACCCCCTTCTCTATTTCCGGATCCGCAACCCCCTCTGTGTATGCCACCAGTGCTATTCCATTGGCCTCCCTCACACGGTTATTGTAGGCCTTGAGCACCCTCAGCACAAGCCTTGGGGGGTTGAATGCCAGGAGAATGGATGCGGAGTCAAAGGCTGAAAGAAATATTCCAGATTCCTGGTAGAGGCTTCTTGTGGCTATACCAACCTTGACCATGAGGTCTGTGGTGTTCTGAAGGGCTGAATACCTTATGTTTCCTGAATCCTGGGGTTTAGCACCCCCAAGTCCGGTTGGAAGATCGATTACATGAAGCTTATCACTGAATGTCTGGATGAACCAGTTAAAGGCCATCGTGTTCCTCTGCAGGTCCCTGTAGCCGTATTCCGCCGCTATGAAAAGGCATGGGTTTCCGGCCTGGAGTCCTCTGTAGATGAACTCGGTTGCAAGTACGGATTTACCTGCCTTGGGGGGCCCCGTGACCAGCATGACTGAACCAGGCTCCAGTTCACCCAGGATATCATCAAGTCCAGCTATACCGGTGGTGTAGTTCTCACTCATGATATCCCTCATGGGTTGACCTTAAGGCCCTTATCGTCTATGGTGTAGGGGGCGCTGGCCCTTCCGACCCCTATCATGGCCTCAACTGTAAGTTCAGATCCATCGAGGTGTATTATGTTATCCACAACTGCCTTGAGCATGGTCTCAACCTTGGGGTCTGCTGATCCCTCGGTGTAGGTGACAATGGCGGTTCCACCGGCGTCCTTGATCCTTATTATGTATGCTGTGAGGACTCGGACTATCAGCAGCTCATCATTGAATGCCATTAGCGTTGTGAGGGAGTCCAGGACAGACCTGAACATGCTGTAGCCTGCAGTTATGTTCCTTATGGCAACCCCCAGCTTCACCATTATATCGGTGGGGTTATGCACAGATGATGAGAGGTAGGTGTTGCCAGCATCAGATGCCGGCCCTGAGATGCTTGATATCGCGTCTATCACATATAGAAGTTCATTCTCCATGTAGCTCTCAGCATCCATACCAAGAACCTGCATGTTCCTCTTGAGGTCCGCCAGACCATAGTCTGTGGATATGTAGAGACAGGGTTCACCCCTTTCAGCACCCCCCGCC is a window encoding:
- a CDS encoding MraY family glycosyltransferase — its product is MVLNFTPEYSSVLIVSIICCIISFTSTYTVMPRLISKLKDANVVGNDIHKISKPIVAEMGGIGILFGFTIGMFLGMYFFPRLHYELMVTLLVILLVGIVGMVDDLVRLSSREKLFLLFLAGLPIIWVAPPNVGILYMIMMPVAVSIASNLTNMLAGLNGIESGLGSIAMTALTASCIIMGKYNVSIITMAMLGALLAFLIYNRYPSRVFPGDVGTLIIGACIASVAFIGRIKIIALIVLLPNIIDGLLKFYSAGVVERHRHRPTEISEDGKLIAPPEGFNSLIRWILRRPMTEKRVVMIVWSIGVFFGALGVLLAFILPLDPF
- the priL gene encoding DNA primase large subunit PriL; this encodes MVSSLFINPFSEDAREIVRNYGSPDTIFEASSVLLDTVKRTRGQNLDDNSLLPGSIGDLAIKRVEWYLQRQRRGFDHGDYAYLMNPGIKEYDVIAFYVLAQAAGAGFRRGSREVRLVVESTGALVEDRFRVLGSERDEIIEEVLIELGSEGTSWMELSELIGSGKLRLTDLILHRGRVVIDEDEFLMTFQDLITDRDPRSLYAALVGLELKETMISRIIMQRTEDYIARVSEMSSTVEPHPIILETAERIRETVNEVTSFRGGPVKSAGPGKLVPDAFPPCIRGTLDGVKSGNRNDAIVLLLTSFISYARLYPSVFRDRTPLKVSDLDPDLRVIREEILPIIYEAAERCEPPLFEDDPQEKLNITAKLGFGVHDEPEPEHEGESKWYTPMSCEKIKIHLPDLCRPDDLCRRITNPLTYYNRKRWELHRGKSEQEGED
- the metG gene encoding methionine--tRNA ligase yields the protein MSKVFITCALPYANGPTHLGHLRSTYIPADIYARYRRLRGDDVLFVCATDEHGTPIAVKAESEGLKPIEVATRYNEMIKRDLEECDISFDSFTRTTDDLHYEIAQNFFLKLYEKGYIYEKDIKQLYCNSCQRFLPDRYVEGICPHCGGEGARGDHCESCGRHLEPLQLEDPVCMVCGSEPVVRDSRHYFFRLSQFQDKLMEWIGESDMPSNVKNYALQWLREGLRDWILTRDMDWGVPVPLEGNDGKIIYVWGEAFLGYISSAAAWSRKTGKPWREYWDAGAVHFIGKDIIYHHAIFWPALLMAYGCRIPENIIAGEYLSLEGRKMSTSKNWVVWTSDFLERFHKDLLRYYLTVNAPLTRDTDFSWDDFQRRVNDELADVLGNFLHRTFSFTGRFFDGRVPEPSELTAEDEEFLNSIRRAPDTVGELLENFQFRDAMMSVIKLAKKGNKYFNDQEPWRAIKESPERASTCLHLCNLLAANLGKLLMPFMPSSAGRVLSIMNMEDEPWGFHELEAGRVIERARPLFSKIPDEVIEKEKSKLIKEEDSVSETVTIDDFAALDIRVGVIRSAERIEGSDKLLKLMIDVGEREMQVVAGLAEKYSPEDLLERKVTVLANLKPAKLFGVKSEGMVLATGESLNILDPGDAGIGERIM
- a CDS encoding RAD55 family ATPase, whose amino-acid sequence is MRDIMSENYTTGIAGLDDILGELEPGSVMLVTGPPKAGKSVLATEFIYRGLQAGNPCLFIAAEYGYRDLQRNTMAFNWFIQTFSDKLHVIDLPTGLGGAKPQDSGNIRYSALQNTTDLMVKVGIATRSLYQESGIFLSAFDSASILLAFNPPRLVLRVLKAYNNRVREANGIALVAYTEGVADPEIEKGVPELFDVHIRMDGSMISSSTPSGTREAPYRIGEQGLLVG
- a CDS encoding DUF1699 family protein → MAEKVHLNQPLTSRRIIEILEKNPDLKKITCPISLYHRTSKRYLEALEELGVEVEPVKRIGRPRKYTEKDVKMVQNLLREGKTPKQISGITDIPLKTVYYLKGDMKLKRGKKRKYDKNTRLRVREMARKGVPARKISEELGIPLRTVYYILKNG
- a CDS encoding RAD55 family ATPase — encoded protein: MIVRIPSGIRGLDELIGGGAIPENTVTLVYGPPKVGKSIFSYGFTAGGAERGEPCLYISTDYGLADLKRNMQVLGMDAESYMENELLYVIDAISSISGPASDAGNTYLSSSVHNPTDIMVKLGVAIRNITAGYSMFRSVLDSLTTLMAFNDELLIVRVLTAYIIRIKDAGGTAIVTYTEGSADPKVETMLKAVVDNIIHLDGSELTVEAMIGVGRASAPYTIDDKGLKVNP
- a CDS encoding DUF530 domain-containing protein, with protein sequence MNESGLIARSERFLESIRDRRISEDDLRSPEALLNLYIYLRGNLEELQDLKEAMELRGFKYPFRSISGYSTHQSPEIAEDIHDIKRHAQYFRMKASVKKNLLDRVNSAISSHRIALGNIEEHVFLKCQECSRTLRLGEVELHDPSGDVECPCGSDNLKVRFNDRALCRPEIIPHLPLSGDYMVKMSELSLWARKALKKIMRLLKNEKKGAVRSATLVIRVLEDGRWIRRRITLDSEDNDYERMLRQRYGPNVRVELIQFHRKKSSIVNDRYTRTALALAYAGLSQKIIDEIRDAVYRENLRDYDAVERYREIVFDARTYSPDLRISEDELSEVRLQRMHRLIHEAGLGDENGNLNPLLKEDLETMEELKREIFRDVPVNLILWDVAFYYLGTSLDRRSKYSGPFPNLRPVLDRTQVRTFDEFSEDALELLRGYWNCGMVYIENLGDVLMRKFEIEEKMKGLHMKPDPLAFGAAVLHMEAGIDAETCAELFHVNVEDVVEEERSIENLGKPSTDRAKMFLNLIKGD
- a CDS encoding tetratricopeptide repeat protein → MILIILSIFDFLKGDEGGESLEKYLRKLEELLEEEFDTLIRIATFYADEGDTREALDYLERAYKVASDMNDEELMAFALDSMGDVYLSDRKIKTAMEYFKEALRIYNSVNSPLRKDLREKIKEVEKIREAIDIASLNRLQEEAEAEMAEVDLGAIEPFLDRLVERVESLTMYQSQSYEDSISQIREAYQIARDIGDTATEASLLLLLGAYSLKNEDFSESRKYLKKAEDLFKKTNNDMGLAVAMVLMGVLEFIENNPEGVASAFRGAVEIFQKLDEREMESVTLELLNKLYSF
- the priS gene encoding DNA primase catalytic subunit PriS, producing MFEAATPLERKRYYREEWDVRKLPDFIARNIHMREFGFDHTGRGPSDRYRVFDDEKRLSRFMRARFPFAAYSSVAFYREPGKRRGWQRSELIFDVDAKDLPVRSCDCEGVCERCLDEAKELVLMMVDTLRGDLGLGDVHVVYSGRGYHIRVLDPGVMELGSEVRAEILRYTAGARQPRRKFTHRGESYEMEHFSIPLGYHRVFTERAKHVFLHMRGDERIENVTARTVREVVKNRDLLPDDRWGEFRRRIGPRVYPRLVAGVAGINMKMVDAKVTIDLKRILRLPTSLHSKVSMICMEVKNPETFDPLKSAVPKFVHERES